From a single Rosa rugosa chromosome 7, drRosRugo1.1, whole genome shotgun sequence genomic region:
- the LOC133723244 gene encoding uncharacterized mitochondrial protein AtMg00810-like → MSTKFNALIQAGNIKLYLLIYVDDILITGTHVDHISTLITNLSKLFSMKDLGPLHYFLGIEDVRSFHGLSLTQTKYTLDLLHRTNMTDAKPVSTPTASGKCLSINDGTPLHDGTQYRSVVGALQYLTLTRPDISFAVNQVCQFLHSTTNVHWAVVKRILRYLKHTPTYGLFYTPSTLQLTGYSDSDDAGDPDTRILTGDTCIYLGSNLISWSSKKQSGVSRSSTEAEYRQLAYTATHISWFRTLFRDIDIPLQSLTLWCDNVIAISLASNPVFHTRTRHVEVDYHYIRWFARRLTLAIYAPEMNSRISSPRV, encoded by the exons ATGAGCACAAAATTCAATGCTCTCATTCAAGCTG GAAATATCAAGCTTTATTTGCTtatatatgtggatgatattctTATAACTGGCACCCATGTTGATCACATCAGTACTCTTATCACTAATTTGAGTAAACTATTCTCCATGAAAGATTTGGGTCCATTACACTATTTCTTGGGTATTGAGGATGTGCGGTCCTTTCATGGACTTTCTTTAACTCAGACCAAGTACACTTTAGATCTTCTACACCGCACAAACATGACAGATGCTAAACCTGTTTCAACTCCGACGGCTAGTGGCAAAtgtttgagtatcaatgatggCACTCCTCTTCATGATGGCACCCAATATCGGAGTGTTGTAGGAGCCTTGCAGTATCTAACACTAACTCGCCCTGATATATCATTTGCCGTTAATCAGGTATGCCAGTTTCTGCATTCCACAACAAATGTGCATTGGGCGGTTGTCAAACGGATTCTCCGTTATCTCAAACATACACCTACATATGGCTTGTTCTACACTCCGAGCACCTTGCAGTTAACAGGTTATAGTGATTCTGATGATGCTGGGGATCCAGACACAAGAATCTTAACTGGTGACACTTGCATATACTTAGGTTCAAACCTAATTTCATGGAGTTCTAAAAAGCAAAGTGGAGTATCTCGATCCAGCACGGAGGCAGAGTATCGTCAATTGGCCTATACTGCTACCCATATTTCTTGGTTTCGAACTCTATTTCGGGACATAGACATTCCTCTCCAGTCTCTTACCTTATGGTGTGACAACGTTATTGCCATATCTCTTGCTTCCAACCCTGTTTTCCATACACGAACAAGACATGTGGAAGTTGATTATCATTACATAAGGTGGTTCGCAAGGAGATTAACGTTGGCTATATATGCTCCCGAGATGAACTCGCGGATATCTTCACCAAGGGTCTGA